One region of Eupeodes corollae chromosome 1, idEupCoro1.1, whole genome shotgun sequence genomic DNA includes:
- the LOC129954229 gene encoding A-kinase anchor protein 17A isoform X2 → MGKSISNFDIMDKLTKAFAPDKFLILKVTKSTLENIKLEAELEEPSRLPNALARLDGMSFKVSGFTEHFKVRTKEAKDEFPNRHDWDIFFRDAHYMDEMKAGERPDTIHFANLPIRWFCPRHMENDENVKPSESIFKRIFEKFGPVRAVDIPVCDVFRQKMSSDVNGIHVHNFEQDLLFEGYVQFEEYIGFVRAMDEFRGMKLVRKFVDKTQAINLIVNFDKKKHLSEASILRRERMRKSLLAKVKTREEEEENKRKKEQEKLERERKIAEEIKLKELERQREREEQRKQKHLKKLEEKGQIELSRKIRLEEKKLLIVRRKLESIRVLEALFERLKVKDLQEKGKSISHTSVDLRQRLVDKYKSATEKLLDEQKRKVESEKIQTGLLGLLKSRKSDKGEGGSANGNAKENGKKRRKSQRASSNSSSSSSEDEPKKKHEVNSRGDQVFNPFKDVYTPEAAAELMKMSMLSYGVFPGMPVYRPFAPTHAMRGYIPRGRGGGMRGPRRGGFNYHGSSSGYPYKNYYNDYRNDAGMSHDYSDRHGGYNNSRSYSRSRSRKRSRSRSRIQSRSHSRSRSRTRSRHRRYSRSRRSRHRSDSRSHSRSRSRSRSRSHRSRTRERSNSRSQSRTKDHCPRNKSRSPPNSKSHSHRSRSDTRDKSSRNRSRSISRNHRSRSKSRSQSRIRSKRSRTLSKPKETSSQQRLQSRSQSKTKTTSRRSSSRNRASSKSRSDSKSKKRSSSKSKKRSNTKSHHSGHRSKAKSRSRSSSKNKLNSKKNSKQLVSTRRSHSPTSWSKSPSEPRRSWSAGEP, encoded by the exons ATGGGCAAGTCTATATCGAATTTCGACATAATGGACAAATTAACAAAGGCATTTGCACCGGATAAATTTCTAATTCTGAAG gTGACGAAAAGCACCctcgaaaatataaaattagaagCCGAGTTAGAAGAACCTAGCCGATTGCCGAATGCTTTAGCACGTCTTGAtggaatgtcatttaaagtatCGGGATTTACTGAACATTTTAAGGTTCGTACTAAAGAAGCAAAAGATGAATTTCCTAATCGACACGATTGGGATATATTCTTTCGTGATGCACATTACATGGATGAAATGAAAGCTGGCGAACGGCCAGATACAATTCATTTTGCAAATCTACCCATTCGATGGTTCTGTCCACGTCACATGGAAAATGATGAAAATGTCAAGCCTAGCGagagtatttttaaaagaattttcgaGAAATTCGGTCCCGTTCGAGCAGTGGACATTCCAGTTTGTGATGTGTTTAGACAAAAGATGAGCTCAGATGTAAATGGAATTCATGTACACAATTTCGAGCAGGATCTACTATTCGAAGG atatGTACAATTTGAAGAATACATTGGATTTGTTCGAGCAATGGACGAATTTCGAGGAATGAAGCTGGTGCGGAAATTTGTAGATAAAACTCAAGCCATCAATTTGATTGTAAATTTcgataaaaagaaacatttaagcgAAGCTAGTATTCTGCGGCGAGAACGGATGAGAAAGAGTCTGTTAGCAAAGGTTAAAACAAgagaggaagaagaggaaaataaaagaaaaaaagaacaggAAAAACTTGAGCGTGAAAG aaaaattgctgaagaaataaaactcaaaGAGCTTGAACGCCAACGTGAACGAGAAGAGCAACGCAAACAGAAGCACCTCAAAAAACTCGAAGAAAAAGGCCAAATCGAGTTATCTCGAAAAATTCGTCTCGAAGAGAAGAAATTACTTATTGTAAGGCGTAAATTGGAAAGTATTCGGGTACTTGAAGCTCTTTTTGAAAGGCTTAAG GTAAAAGACTTACAAGAAAAGGGTAAATCTATTTCTCACACAAGTGTGGATTTACGTCAACGATTGGTCGATAAATACAAATCAGCAACTGAAAAGCTTCTTGACGAACAAAAACGAAAGGTTGAATCGGAAAAAATTCAAACTGGTTTATTGGGACTCTTGAAGAGCCGCAAGAGTGATAAAGGAGAAGGTGGTTCTGCCAATGGCAATGCAAAGGAAAATGgcaaaaagagaagaaaatctCAACGTGCTTCCTCGAAttcatcatcttcttcttcgGAAGATGAACCAAAGAAAAAACACGAAGTTAACTCCAGAGGTGACCAAGTATTCAATCCATTTAAAGATGTTTATACCCCTGAAGCTGCCGCTGAACTTATGAAAATGAGTATGCTCTCATATGGAGTCTTCCCAGGAATGCCCGTTTATCGACCCTTCGCACCGACTCATGCAATGCGTGGGTACATACCTCGTGGCAGAGGTGGAGGTATGAGAGGTCCTCGGAGAGGAGGCTTTAACTATCATGGATCATCGTCAGGATATCCTTACAAAAATTACTACAATGATTATCGGAATGATGCAGGGATGTCTCACGACTATTCCGATAGACATGGCGgttataacaattctcgatcaTATTCAAGATCCCGATCTAG GAAACGATCAAGATCTCGATCGAGAATCCAGTCTAGATCACATTCAAGGTCTAGATCAAGAACACGATCCCGCCATCGTCGTTATTCCCGCTCAAGACGATCGAGACACCGTTCAGATAGCCGATCTCATTCACGTTCAAGATCCAGATCTCGATCAAGGAGTCATCGCAGCCGAACCAGAGAGAGATCAAACTCCAGATCGCAATCCCGAACAAAAGACCATTGTCCTCGCAACAAATCAAGATCTCCACCAAATTCAAAATCACACTCTCATCGATCCAGGTCTGATACAAGGGACAAATCAAGTCGTAACCGTTCACGATCAATTTCTCGGAATCATCGTTCTAGATCCAAAAGCCGTTCGCAATCAAGAATACGCTCAAAACGCTCGAGGACTTTGTCAAAACCTAAAGAAACTTCCAGCCAGCAACGTTTGCAAAGTAGATCccaatcgaaaacaaaaactacttccCGACGATCAAGTTCCAGAAATCGTGCAAGTTCTAAATCTAGATCTGATTCAAAGTCCAAAAAGAGATCGAGTTCCAAATCAAAAAAGAGATCAAACACCAAATCACATCATTCTGGACATAGATCAAAGGCAAAATCTAGATCACGTTCTTCttcgaaaaacaaattgaattcaaaaaagaactcGAAACAACTTGTATCCACTCGCAGATCGCATTCACCAACATCTTGGTCAAAATCTCCTTCAGAACCCCGAAGATCCTGGTCAGCAGGCGAACCGTAG
- the LOC129954229 gene encoding A-kinase anchor protein 17A isoform X1, which yields MIHLQTITNVSDCVPLYLPHSLYLKPVAKLSLSVALPPNKMGKSISNFDIMDKLTKAFAPDKFLILKVTKSTLENIKLEAELEEPSRLPNALARLDGMSFKVSGFTEHFKVRTKEAKDEFPNRHDWDIFFRDAHYMDEMKAGERPDTIHFANLPIRWFCPRHMENDENVKPSESIFKRIFEKFGPVRAVDIPVCDVFRQKMSSDVNGIHVHNFEQDLLFEGYVQFEEYIGFVRAMDEFRGMKLVRKFVDKTQAINLIVNFDKKKHLSEASILRRERMRKSLLAKVKTREEEEENKRKKEQEKLERERKIAEEIKLKELERQREREEQRKQKHLKKLEEKGQIELSRKIRLEEKKLLIVRRKLESIRVLEALFERLKVKDLQEKGKSISHTSVDLRQRLVDKYKSATEKLLDEQKRKVESEKIQTGLLGLLKSRKSDKGEGGSANGNAKENGKKRRKSQRASSNSSSSSSEDEPKKKHEVNSRGDQVFNPFKDVYTPEAAAELMKMSMLSYGVFPGMPVYRPFAPTHAMRGYIPRGRGGGMRGPRRGGFNYHGSSSGYPYKNYYNDYRNDAGMSHDYSDRHGGYNNSRSYSRSRSRKRSRSRSRIQSRSHSRSRSRTRSRHRRYSRSRRSRHRSDSRSHSRSRSRSRSRSHRSRTRERSNSRSQSRTKDHCPRNKSRSPPNSKSHSHRSRSDTRDKSSRNRSRSISRNHRSRSKSRSQSRIRSKRSRTLSKPKETSSQQRLQSRSQSKTKTTSRRSSSRNRASSKSRSDSKSKKRSSSKSKKRSNTKSHHSGHRSKAKSRSRSSSKNKLNSKKNSKQLVSTRRSHSPTSWSKSPSEPRRSWSAGEP from the exons ATGATCCATCTGCAGACAATTACAAATGTTTCCGATTGTGTTCCGCTGTATCTGCCGCACAGTTTATATCTCAAACCTGTGGCCAAGTTGAGTTTGTCGGTGGCTTTACCACCGAACAAAATGGGCAAGTCTATATCGAATTTCGACATAATGGACAAATTAACAAAGGCATTTGCACCGGATAAATTTCTAATTCTGAAG gTGACGAAAAGCACCctcgaaaatataaaattagaagCCGAGTTAGAAGAACCTAGCCGATTGCCGAATGCTTTAGCACGTCTTGAtggaatgtcatttaaagtatCGGGATTTACTGAACATTTTAAGGTTCGTACTAAAGAAGCAAAAGATGAATTTCCTAATCGACACGATTGGGATATATTCTTTCGTGATGCACATTACATGGATGAAATGAAAGCTGGCGAACGGCCAGATACAATTCATTTTGCAAATCTACCCATTCGATGGTTCTGTCCACGTCACATGGAAAATGATGAAAATGTCAAGCCTAGCGagagtatttttaaaagaattttcgaGAAATTCGGTCCCGTTCGAGCAGTGGACATTCCAGTTTGTGATGTGTTTAGACAAAAGATGAGCTCAGATGTAAATGGAATTCATGTACACAATTTCGAGCAGGATCTACTATTCGAAGG atatGTACAATTTGAAGAATACATTGGATTTGTTCGAGCAATGGACGAATTTCGAGGAATGAAGCTGGTGCGGAAATTTGTAGATAAAACTCAAGCCATCAATTTGATTGTAAATTTcgataaaaagaaacatttaagcgAAGCTAGTATTCTGCGGCGAGAACGGATGAGAAAGAGTCTGTTAGCAAAGGTTAAAACAAgagaggaagaagaggaaaataaaagaaaaaaagaacaggAAAAACTTGAGCGTGAAAG aaaaattgctgaagaaataaaactcaaaGAGCTTGAACGCCAACGTGAACGAGAAGAGCAACGCAAACAGAAGCACCTCAAAAAACTCGAAGAAAAAGGCCAAATCGAGTTATCTCGAAAAATTCGTCTCGAAGAGAAGAAATTACTTATTGTAAGGCGTAAATTGGAAAGTATTCGGGTACTTGAAGCTCTTTTTGAAAGGCTTAAG GTAAAAGACTTACAAGAAAAGGGTAAATCTATTTCTCACACAAGTGTGGATTTACGTCAACGATTGGTCGATAAATACAAATCAGCAACTGAAAAGCTTCTTGACGAACAAAAACGAAAGGTTGAATCGGAAAAAATTCAAACTGGTTTATTGGGACTCTTGAAGAGCCGCAAGAGTGATAAAGGAGAAGGTGGTTCTGCCAATGGCAATGCAAAGGAAAATGgcaaaaagagaagaaaatctCAACGTGCTTCCTCGAAttcatcatcttcttcttcgGAAGATGAACCAAAGAAAAAACACGAAGTTAACTCCAGAGGTGACCAAGTATTCAATCCATTTAAAGATGTTTATACCCCTGAAGCTGCCGCTGAACTTATGAAAATGAGTATGCTCTCATATGGAGTCTTCCCAGGAATGCCCGTTTATCGACCCTTCGCACCGACTCATGCAATGCGTGGGTACATACCTCGTGGCAGAGGTGGAGGTATGAGAGGTCCTCGGAGAGGAGGCTTTAACTATCATGGATCATCGTCAGGATATCCTTACAAAAATTACTACAATGATTATCGGAATGATGCAGGGATGTCTCACGACTATTCCGATAGACATGGCGgttataacaattctcgatcaTATTCAAGATCCCGATCTAG GAAACGATCAAGATCTCGATCGAGAATCCAGTCTAGATCACATTCAAGGTCTAGATCAAGAACACGATCCCGCCATCGTCGTTATTCCCGCTCAAGACGATCGAGACACCGTTCAGATAGCCGATCTCATTCACGTTCAAGATCCAGATCTCGATCAAGGAGTCATCGCAGCCGAACCAGAGAGAGATCAAACTCCAGATCGCAATCCCGAACAAAAGACCATTGTCCTCGCAACAAATCAAGATCTCCACCAAATTCAAAATCACACTCTCATCGATCCAGGTCTGATACAAGGGACAAATCAAGTCGTAACCGTTCACGATCAATTTCTCGGAATCATCGTTCTAGATCCAAAAGCCGTTCGCAATCAAGAATACGCTCAAAACGCTCGAGGACTTTGTCAAAACCTAAAGAAACTTCCAGCCAGCAACGTTTGCAAAGTAGATCccaatcgaaaacaaaaactacttccCGACGATCAAGTTCCAGAAATCGTGCAAGTTCTAAATCTAGATCTGATTCAAAGTCCAAAAAGAGATCGAGTTCCAAATCAAAAAAGAGATCAAACACCAAATCACATCATTCTGGACATAGATCAAAGGCAAAATCTAGATCACGTTCTTCttcgaaaaacaaattgaattcaaaaaagaactcGAAACAACTTGTATCCACTCGCAGATCGCATTCACCAACATCTTGGTCAAAATCTCCTTCAGAACCCCGAAGATCCTGGTCAGCAGGCGAACCGTAG
- the LOC129941814 gene encoding uncharacterized protein LOC129941814, with amino-acid sequence MDNETKKILLEYLLDSSSSSEESSSSSELDRLMSSDDSSSDEKHASVSNFMKTIEDYSELGFKSYFRLIRSTVEKLIEKYSQSESEQRTINSIKKIVVSVCILHNLCISNDDNITLDEEVTPQENNLGHNTNPELNTSRNRRETLFTYLCQTNII; translated from the exons atggataacgaaacaaaaaag atcCTATTAGAGTATTTATTGGACTCATCATCAAGCAGTGAAGAAAGCAGTTCATCATCAGAACTTGATCGCTTAATGAGCTCTGATGATTCTTCATCTGATGAGAAGCACGCAAGCGTTtcgaattttatgaaaactatcGAGGATTATAGTGAGCTCGGTTTTAAATCCTACTTCAGGTTGATTCGCTCAACAGTAGAGAAATTGATAG aaaaatactCTCAATCAGAATCAGAACAACGAACTATAAATTCGATTAAAAAAATCGTGGTTAGTGTGTgcattttacataatttatgCATATCCAATGACGATAACATCACATTGGATGAAGAAGTAACACCACAGGAAAATAACTTGGGGCACAACACAAATCCCGAATTGAATACATCCCGGAATCGTCGTGAAACATTGTTTACATATCTGTgtcaaacaaatataatttag
- the LOC129938631 gene encoding SAP domain-containing ribonucleoprotein, protein MPENDISKMKVADLKRELKLRGLQTTGNKTELQERLQTALIDGDLSLEDTAISGEDLLEDVLTDEEDKALILPPDENELLKSPSSDVVISFSPTDKALEVPVPQPQPQPKKIVLKRKSSITPITMETTAADVKSDPAPNDENGSETKISKIDAKPKIVKVSALTLEERLQMRAKKFGIEENKVVSSNTNSIGGSIPITVAGKEVDAKQIETLKKRAERFGCVVAPAIAEITANERLEKRKQRFGDVSGDSDKKSTAQGKDVYAEKARQRLERFKTAAK, encoded by the exons ATGCCGGAAAATGATATTTCTAAAATGAAG GTTGCTGATCTGAAGCGTGAACTAAAACTCCGTGGCTTGCAGACTACTGGCAACAAAACCGAGTTACAAGAGCGCCTCCAAACTGCCTTGATTGACGGTGATCTTTCACTCGAAGACACGGCAATCTCAGGTGAAGATCTTCTCGAAGATGTTCTTACCGACGAGGAAGATAAAGCGCTAATATTGCCACCGGATGAGAACGAGCTTCTGAAATCGCCAAGCAGCGATGTCGTCATTTCTTTTTCACCCACAGACAAAGCTCTCGAAGTGCCAGTGCCGCAACCGCAGCCTCAACCAAAGAAGATTGTCCTCAAGCGAAAGAGTTCAATTACACCTATAACTATGGAAACAACAGCTGCAGACGTCAAATCCGATCCTGCTCCCAACGACGAAAATGgaagtgaaacaaaaatatccaaaatcGATGCGAAGCCAAAAATAGTTAAGGTCTCGGCACTCACATTGGAGGAACGCCTCCAAATGCGTGCCAAAAAGTTCGGCATTGAAGAGAACAAAGTGGTCAGTTCGAATACAAACTCGATTGGAGGCAGCATCCCGATAACCGTAGCAGGTAAAGAAGTCGATGCAAAACAGATTGAGACGCTTAAAAAACGAGCTGAGCGCTTTGGGTGTGTTGTTGCGCCTGCCATTGCCGAAATAACAGCCAATGAGCGGTTGGAAAAACGCAAACAGCGATTTGGCGATGTGTCTGGGGACAGTGACAAAAAGTCCACGGCTCAAGGAAAGGACGTGTATGCGGAGAAGGCGCGGCAGCGTCTGGAGAGGTTTAAAACGGCGGccaaatga